From a single Silene latifolia isolate original U9 population chromosome 6, ASM4854445v1, whole genome shotgun sequence genomic region:
- the LOC141588604 gene encoding uncharacterized protein LOC141588604 has product MGGRVWLIWNPLIFSVTIFSVDSQAISAQVIENGTGDMFYFSVVYGFNEDDLRSELWDHLSSFHDSYPGPWAVCGNFNNVLHFNERIGRDVTWNEIAAFRECVHYCGLQDLTGKGAFFTWNNKQSPYVRGFSRIDRFLINDDWMAKYPDAYDREHRKPPFRYFNMWSMDEQFAEVVKATWSTSIDGTLMYKLVQKLKLLKTPLKALNRNRNSDIEKSMGVAWRLAEADA; this is encoded by the exons ATGGGGGGGAGAGTTTGGCTTATTTGGAATCCTCTTATCTTTAGTGTTACTATCTTTTCTGTTGACTCTCAAGCTATTTCTGCTCAGGTTATTGAGAATGGTACTGGTGATATGTTTTACTTCAGTGTAGTTTATGGCTTCAATGAGGATGACTTGAGAAGTGAGCTATGGGATCATTTATCTTCTTTTCACGATAGCTATCCTGGCCCTTGGGCTGTTTGTGGAAATTTTAACAACGTTTTGCACTTCAATGAGAGAATTGGAAGGGATGTGACTTGGAATGAGATAGCTGCTTTTAGAGAGTGTGTTCATTATTGTGGGCTACAAGATTTGACTGGGAAAGGGGCCTTCTTTACCTGGAACAACAAGCAGAGTCCTTATGTTAGGGGTTTTTCTAGGATTGACAGGTTTCTTATTAATGATGACTGGATGGCTAAGTACCCTGATGCTTAT GATAGAGAGCATAGAAAGCCTCCTTTtagatattttaatatgtggagtaTGGATGAACAGTTTGCTGAGGTGGTTAAAGCTACTTGGTCTACTAGCATAGATGGTACTCTGATGTATAAATTGGTTCAGAAACTTAAGTTGCTGAAGACTCCTTTGAAAGCTCTTAATAGAAATAGGAATTCTGACATAGAGAAATCTATGGGTGTTGCTTGGAGACTTGCAGAGGCAGATGCATGA